The Syntrophales bacterium region CACGAGGGCAAGCTGGTGGTCTACGGCGAGGAGAAGGCCGGCGGAAGCCACTGAGATATCTGTGAGAAACAGCGACAATCATTCAACAACTCAAAAGACCCGCCTTACGAGGCGGGTCTTTTCTATGAAGACAGGTTGAATTGATCGATAATAGTAAACGGCATGACGAATCTTGTGACAATTGTTGTGACATCTATCAGCATGAACAATGACTCATCATGCTGTATTCATGTATTTTTCTTGTGACAAAATCGCTGACATTTCTCTTGACGCCAAGATCATGCCATGCTACGCATTCCCTGCCGGGTGGAACACGTTAGCTTGGCATCTTTTGTGACAGTATTCGAAGTCGTTTCACCTTAAAATACTATTTTCATAAAGAATAATGGTGACAAAAACATGGGCGAAAACACGGTCAGGAAAGTCATGACCTTCAAAACGGGCAATTTCGCATTCAGCTCGAAATATGACGCTCAAAAAATAAACCCTCTGATATTGCAGGGAAGAATGTCATATGAAGCAATTGCCGATTTACCGATTTTGCCTGAATGGTCGACCTATCTGGAAGAGGAATTGATCCGCAGATCGATATTCAGCACGGCTGCCATCGAAGGCAATCCATTAAAAGAAGACGAAGTTGGAAAAATTATAAAAGATACAGGGAATGAGGAAAAGGCCAGCCAAGCGGAAAAGGAAATTATCAACCTGAAGAATGCGTATTCCTACATGAAGGAACATGATGCATCAGGCGCTTCCGTTCAAATAACGGAAGATAACATCAGAGATCTTCATAAAATCATAACGGACGGGCTCGATTATCAGGACAACGTCTCAGGCAATTACAGAAACCACGTAGTGAAAGTCGGCGACAATGAACATGGTGGAATTTACACGCCACCAAAATGTTTGCCCGATATAGAAAACTTAATGAAGGAATTCACAGAATGGATCAACTCAGATGAAATCATGCGGTTGGATACGCTTGTGAGAGCTGCGTTGGCCCACTATCACTTAGGGTTGATTCATCCTTTTGGCAATGGCAATGGAAGGACTATTCGGATTGTTGAGGCTATTATAATTAGAAAGTCCGGCATTAAATACGTCCCAACCATGCTTTCAAATTACTACTACAGAAACATCGATCATTATTATTTGGCTTTTTCCATGGCCAGAAAAAACGCCGATCATGACATATCAGACTTTCTTACATTCATGATAAATGGGGTCATAGAGTCGCTTGCTGAAATCAAGCGTAACGTAACATTCATGATTAAATTTCTCGTAATGAGGGATTATTATTCTTCTCTCAGGTCCAGCAAAAGCATCACCCAGAGACAGCATGACCTGTTATCGATCATGCTGGATACCTTCAAGAGTGTATCCTTAAAGGATCTTTTCTCAGTTTCTCCATATAAAGCACTATACCGGAATGTGAGCGAAAGAACGGCCAGGAGAGACTTAAGTAAGTTGGTAGAGATGTCCGTTATGAAGCAAGAAGATGACGGCTCTTATAATCTGAATATTAGAACGCTCGGCTAAAATGCCGGTTCGTTCCTTGACCTCCTTTGTCAACCATTCTCTACTTGGAAAGCACTATCGTTTCCGATTTGAAATTTTGATAAATTCTCATTTTCTCTGCTGTAAATTTCAAAACACAATAATCAGGATCCGTAACACCAAGAGGATAATACAAATCATCACCGTCTCGCCAAATCATCTTCTTTGTTCTCTGATCCGTCAGAACTTTCATCTTGCCGATCAGCATGACGCCACGGAAAAACCGTCTGTCATAGAAATAAATGCAAGCTTTATCGTTTGCTCGATACTGCTTCACGCGCATCGACGATGTATTTGTTGTGAAATAAAATTCTTTAAGTCCTACCCTTTTTCTTGGCAACAACATGGCTTTGGTATTCGGAAAGCCGGATTCATCGATCGAACTGATTATTGAGACTCCCGCTTTATCAATCAATTTTTCAATGGTTTCATTGGACATCGTCATTGGCGGCCTCCTTGAATTTGATCGTCAAATGACAGCCTGGTCAGATTTTATCGTCCAGCAGTTGCAGATGCAGTCCCTGTAAATCCTTTATTCTCTTCTCACCAATGATCAGTCATATTCGAGAAGGCCCGTGTGATAGATCAGCTTCCACTCATCGCCGATCTTCGTGTATCCCTTGCAGGCCGTGAATTTCTAGAAGTGGCGGTAAGATTTGCACTTGCTTTAAGTCGTCTACAGTAATAATTTTGTCATATTGAGTTGTTATAACTATCTGAATGGTCATGGGGCTAAATAAAGGAAAAACTCCTCGAGTTGAGCATCAATAACTGCTGCAGGATTTTCCCCGAATGACCTCGCACGGATAAGATCCTTTAAATCTTCGTCAGACAATAAAACAATTAGTTTATCTGTTTCTACCCATGCCCGTCGCCTAGCGCGAATGGCAGATTCCGAAGGTTCTTTCCGACTACAAACGATCCCAAACATTCGCATTGCTTTACGATATAGATACTGTTGTACGGACTCCACTTCTTTCTGGGTAATACTTTCAGAGTGGTTCTTGAATTCAGCTACTGCAAATCTTGTCATGCATATTCTTTTCAAGTCGTCCCAAAAGGTGATTTCTGAACCAATTGGATAAACAGCATCTCTGATATCGAGACCATCCTCTGATCGGCTCTGAATAATTGGCACACCAAAAGGCGGTATTAATGAATAATTAAGAATTTCAACACAAATCTCCTCGAATTCTCGCCAGTTTAACCTGCCTGGCGGCAAAGACTCCAGATTCGATATTAGTTCTCTGGCTCTCTCATCTAGAAGGTCCGTTTCGTCTATGCCTCTCCTAGCAGTGCGCTTTGCCTCTATTAATGCCATGAAATCACGTTCAATTTCAGGATGAGACTCAATGAGATATCGGAGCTCTCTTGCATCCCAGACAGAAATTTTATCTCGCTGTGTAAGTTCGTCTTTAAGCTGTTCAGGTAAAGTCATAGAAATTATCAGAAGAGCTTTGTCAGCAGATAAGAATTCCCTTGTTGCGCGTAGTTGCGCGACAGCTTGTCGCAGTAAGGGCGTGCCCACTCTCGGTCTATTGAAATGTTTTACCTCTACCACCCACAAGGCACCATTTTCCTCTTTTAAGACAAAATCTACTCCCACATCTTTTGATCGCGCTTCTTGCCGCTGGATTTTGTAGCCTGATACTTTAAGAAGTCTCTCACAAAGGAGTTCAAATTCTTGACCGGTTAAACTCGAATAATCCATGATAGCCTCACAAATTTTCTTTAATAACTGTACATATTGAGTACATAATAGGTTAATTCCTTTCCCCCGCTGTATGAAAAATAATTCGGCCGACTTCAGATGAATCTGTTTTGTTATTAGCGGTAGTTACATTCATTCAATAAGTATCATCGGCTGATTTTCTTAGTGGTCGATATTTCATACGTTGATTGCCCATCTAGACGAGCTATCTCTGCAATCCCCGGCGTTGCTAGCCATTCAAGAAATTCTCTCGGATCTGTCACTCCAGCGAGGACTCGAAGAAGTCCTTCAATGAATGTTGAATGTTCTATTAACGTAATGTCTAACGCTCCCTGTGCTTTAATCTTTGATGTTTCGTCAAACGTTGGCTTGCCAAGTGTCACTCTTTTAATATCCTTTTGGAAATCTGCCGCCTTCTGTAAAATGGCAAATGCTTCTTCTTTCCCAATAAGCGGTGGATTCTTTGTAGTTGTTTTACACTCGATTAATAAAGCCAAGTCACCCATTCTAATAAGTAAATCGGGAACATTTTGGCGTTTTCCATCATCGATAACTGATATGGTCCATCTAGATTCAGCTTCCATCATATCTTTTATCGCATCTTCATATTCGACACCTAGCTTGTCAGTACATCTCTTTAGAATCTTCCCCAACCCCAACTCATCTGCAACACGTTGGTGAACTTTGGAGTGGCGATCGTTATAAAATCCAATTGAACGAGAAATAGCCGTTAATAGGGATTTTGTTCTATCTTCATTTCTTAAAATTGGAATGAGCGTATCTCTTGAAGCACCCAATATTTCTTCAAATGTCGTCAATCCCTGTGCAAAAAGTGCCATCGCTCTCTGGCGTCCAAAGCCAGGGACACCATGAAATTGAGATATGCGCAAGATGTCGAGCACCTCGGCGGGACATCCCCAACGAACACGTCTAGCTAACATTGAAAACTTATTTGCCAATGCCTGTGTACATTCTAGATCTGGGACACATACTATTCTGTGAAGTCCATCAATTATCCAAGAAATATCAATAGCTAATCTATGAACACCACCCGATGGGATATTTGTCTGAAAGCGAATTTGCCTTTCATTTACACCTTGTGTATATAGAGCAAGTGCGTGTGCACATTGATTTACTTGATTATTTGTTCTATCAAGCACATGGAGCAATTTACTTGAGCGTAGAAAGTCACTGGAACGGACAGGTCTGCGTTCAGCCGGCCACACTAGTAATCTAGATGGGTTACGACTAGTGAACTCATCACAGCTACAGGCCCAATGCAAGATTCCTGTTATGTATTCATCAAAATTCTCATCCATTGATTTTGAATATTTTCTGAGTAATTCTGTAAAATTTATTGCTGTACTCGGTAGGAGACCTGTCTTAGCCACTGCTTTACCAAGGGGTGTGGGTAATAAAACATCTTCTTGTTGTTCAATAAGGTTATAATTCATTAACCAGTCAACGGATTCTTTGGCGGTTGCAATAATATCTTCCAGTTTCTGTGTATTCCTCTCTGCAGTCTGGTACCAATAGAGAGTATTTTTAAAAAATTCTTCAAGAGAATTTCGCTGGCTAACGATTCCTGACGAAACCAACATTAGAACGGTACGACGCATACTAAGATTAACGATCTGAGAAATAATGTTGTCGTTTTCAGGCATTATCAAATAATTAGCATGACGCAATTCGTGCATATTCTGGGGCATCAGTATAGAATAGCCTTTATCATGCAAACCGAGTCGTCCAGCGCGTCCAGACATATTTCGGTAATCTGATCTGGATACACGTTTTCCGCCTCTATTCCCCCATTCATAGGTTAGCTTTGGAATCATAACTGTCTGAAATGGGAAATTGACTCCCGCTGAAAGAGTCGATGTTGCAAAGCAGACCTCGAACTTAGAATCGATGAAACACTGCTCTATTACTTGACGTTCTTGTTGTGTCAAATCAGCTGTATGAAATACAACTCTGCGCTCAACATTGTCTTTGAGTTGCTCAGATGACTCTGTGGGTTCCGAGAAAAGATCCAACTGTTGCGCAATTACAATTCCATCAGTTGTGCGTGCTCGCTTCTTACTGTATTCCTTGGCATATTCGATTGCTTCTCTTCGTGATTCAGTAAATACTAACACAGGTCCTCGGTTATCACTTAGAAGGAAATCAACTGCATTAAGAACATCAGAGGGTGCTCCCGATTTATATGAAATGTCTTTACCTGCCTCTTGGCCATATGTTAGTCGATGCGCAGAGTTCTCAAACCATACTTCTT contains the following coding sequences:
- a CDS encoding DEAD/DEAH box helicase codes for the protein MNIEKFRDFGIDDDFVRILSSWGIETFTHIQQVALRAGVADDKSMVVCAPTSSGKTLVGEIAILNSLRKGRKCIYLVSLKALADQKYDDFEKRFGEKSKEPLGTVGLSTGDRDEGEINPQLLVATYEKALGLLLSGQLDTREALVVADELQIIADPTRGPNIEALCAVLRQIGFGQFIALTATVGNPKDIAHWLNCKLAISDTRDIDLHQEVWFENSAHRLTYGQEAGKDISYKSGAPSDVLNAVDFLLSDNRGPVLVFTESRREAIEYAKEYSKKRARTTDGIVIAQQLDLFSEPTESSEQLKDNVERRVVFHTADLTQQERQVIEQCFIDSKFEVCFATSTLSAGVNFPFQTVMIPKLTYEWGNRGGKRVSRSDYRNMSGRAGRLGLHDKGYSILMPQNMHELRHANYLIMPENDNIISQIVNLSMRRTVLMLVSSGIVSQRNSLEEFFKNTLYWYQTAERNTQKLEDIIATAKESVDWLMNYNLIEQQEDVLLPTPLGKAVAKTGLLPSTAINFTELLRKYSKSMDENFDEYITGILHWACSCDEFTSRNPSRLLVWPAERRPVRSSDFLRSSKLLHVLDRTNNQVNQCAHALALYTQGVNERQIRFQTNIPSGGVHRLAIDISWIIDGLHRIVCVPDLECTQALANKFSMLARRVRWGCPAEVLDILRISQFHGVPGFGRQRAMALFAQGLTTFEEILGASRDTLIPILRNEDRTKSLLTAISRSIGFYNDRHSKVHQRVADELGLGKILKRCTDKLGVEYEDAIKDMMEAESRWTISVIDDGKRQNVPDLLIRMGDLALLIECKTTTKNPPLIGKEEAFAILQKAADFQKDIKRVTLGKPTFDETSKIKAQGALDITLIEHSTFIEGLLRVLAGVTDPREFLEWLATPGIAEIARLDGQSTYEISTTKKISR
- a CDS encoding restriction endonuclease encodes the protein MDYSSLTGQEFELLCERLLKVSGYKIQRQEARSKDVGVDFVLKEENGALWVVEVKHFNRPRVGTPLLRQAVAQLRATREFLSADKALLIISMTLPEQLKDELTQRDKISVWDARELRYLIESHPEIERDFMALIEAKRTARRGIDETDLLDERARELISNLESLPPGRLNWREFEEICVEILNYSLIPPFGVPIIQSRSEDGLDIRDAVYPIGSEITFWDDLKRICMTRFAVAEFKNHSESITQKEVESVQQYLYRKAMRMFGIVCSRKEPSESAIRARRRAWVETDKLIVLLSDEDLKDLIRARSFGENPAAVIDAQLEEFFLYLAP
- a CDS encoding Fic family protein codes for the protein MGENTVRKVMTFKTGNFAFSSKYDAQKINPLILQGRMSYEAIADLPILPEWSTYLEEELIRRSIFSTAAIEGNPLKEDEVGKIIKDTGNEEKASQAEKEIINLKNAYSYMKEHDASGASVQITEDNIRDLHKIITDGLDYQDNVSGNYRNHVVKVGDNEHGGIYTPPKCLPDIENLMKEFTEWINSDEIMRLDTLVRAALAHYHLGLIHPFGNGNGRTIRIVEAIIIRKSGIKYVPTMLSNYYYRNIDHYYLAFSMARKNADHDISDFLTFMINGVIESLAEIKRNVTFMIKFLVMRDYYSSLRSSKSITQRQHDLLSIMLDTFKSVSLKDLFSVSPYKALYRNVSERTARRDLSKLVEMSVMKQEDDGSYNLNIRTLG
- a CDS encoding pyridoxamine 5'-phosphate oxidase family protein — encoded protein: MTMSNETIEKLIDKAGVSIISSIDESGFPNTKAMLLPRKRVGLKEFYFTTNTSSMRVKQYRANDKACIYFYDRRFFRGVMLIGKMKVLTDQRTKKMIWRDGDDLYYPLGVTDPDYCVLKFTAEKMRIYQNFKSETIVLSK